The Deltaproteobacteria bacterium genome includes the window GAACGTCATCGCGGGCATCGAGGTAGAGAACGGCGGGAGCGTCACGGTGCACCCGGCTGCCCAGTCGCCGGACGGCGCCATCCACGTGGGCTACGTCTTCCAGAGCGCCCGCCTGCTCAACTGGCTCACGGTGGAGGACAACATCCGCTTCGCGCTGGAGGCCCAGGGCGTGCCGCGCGACCAGTGGCGCGACCGCGTGAGCAAATACCTCGAAATGGTCGGCCTGGGAGGTCAGGAACCCAACTATCCGCTCAACCTTTCGGGCGGCATGCAGCAGCGGGTGGCGATCGCGCGCGCCCTGGCCATAGAGCCCGACGTCCTGCTCATGGACGAGCCCTTCAGCCACCTGGACGAGATCACCGCGCGCAAGATGCGCATCGACCTGATGGAAATCCTCGAACGGGCGAAGACCACGATCCTGTTCGTTACCCACGACCTGCGCGAGGCCGTCTACCTCTCCGACGACGTTTACATGATGAGCACCAAGCCCGCGCGCATCTTCCGGCACGTCAACGTGGACCTGCCGCGGCCGAGGCAGCCCGAGGACCCGCGGCTGTTCGACATGGAGAAAGAGCTGGTGCGGGAGTTCTTCTCCGTATTGGAGCAACAGGCCGAATGAGCATGCGATTCTACATGCGTACGGCGTCCATGGTGGCGCTCGTGGTGGTGTGGTGGATAGGCTCGCTGTTCACGCTGCCGGAG containing:
- a CDS encoding ABC transporter ATP-binding protein, coding for MASTVVHVDKLTKKFPAPGGDEEFVVLDAVSLDVKEGEFASLVGPSGCGKSTLLNVIAGIEVENGGSVTVHPAAQSPDGAIHVGYVFQSARLLNWLTVEDNIRFALEAQGVPRDQWRDRVSKYLEMVGLGGQEPNYPLNLSGGMQQRVAIARALAIEPDVLLMDEPFSHLDEITARKMRIDLMEILERAKTTILFVTHDLREAVYLSDDVYMMSTKPARIFRHVNVDLPRPRQPEDPRLFDMEKELVREFFSVLEQQAE